In Aegilops tauschii subsp. strangulata cultivar AL8/78 chromosome 3, Aet v6.0, whole genome shotgun sequence, one genomic interval encodes:
- the LOC109734000 gene encoding uncharacterized protein: protein MEVVDLVSSDSEDEACAHSPDRKRPAWDPADPSRGPGSLPEQTSRMAWPPQQPSRMAWPPQQPSQAVKKDKEKAGEGGSAWAAGPPSLRGGSHASSAGILGARPAGWDSWSAAAHKSRDERSETPECCWGPWGDEICRSVCVPKEDGAAMPGQSCMAIPELLMEDSSAWLSRIKGLHFPLPDESQLKARQIQSDEMLALKLQEQFNQEQPGSQSSQQVDTTLAWTLQEQDAARARIAAREGQSSSRQRDRSMAHLYSYGWRSQVQGYPSWPPSDTSAPITSRRWLPRNSSPGSEQQNMIISQLTKGCFGQENMDLEMRMAVLDSLQEALESCADTYPTDSDDDDYENLIALDDNNHRRGASDSEIDSLPLSVAEGESRRDEPCPICLDCPADGASLRHLPCAHKFHKECIDRWLRMRTSCPVCKSAVF from the exons ATGGAGGTGGTGGATTTGGTGTCGTCCGACTCCGAGGACGAGGCGTGCGCGCACTCGCCTGATCGGAAGCGTCCCGCCTGGGACCCCGCGGATCCATCCCGCGGCCCCGGGAGTCTTCCCGAGCAGACAAGCAGAATGGCCTGGCCGCCGCAGCAGCCAAGCAGAATGGCCTGGCCGCCGCAGCAGCCAAGTCAGGCGGTGAAGAAGGACAAGGAGAAGGCAGGCGAGGGGGGGAGCGCGTGGGCAGCAGGACCCCCTTCGCTCAGGGGAGGATCGCATGCTTCTAGTGCCGGTATCTTGGGAGCTAGGCCTGCGGGGTGGGATTCATGGAGTGCAGCGGCACACAAATCTAGAGATGAAAGAAGTGAAACGCCCGAGTGTTGTTGGGGACCTTGGGGTGATGAGATTTGCAGATCAGTCTGTGTGCCCAAGGAAGATGGTGCTGCGATGCCTGGACAGAGCTGTATGGCCATTCCTGAGCTACTGATGGAAGACAGTAGCGCATGGCTGTCGAGGATCAAGGGGCTCCATTTCCCACTTCCTGATGAGAGCCAGTTGAAGGCCAGGCAAATTCAGTCAGATGAGATGCTTGCTCTTAAGCTTCAAGAGCAGTTCAACCAGGAACAGCCAGGCTCGCAATCTTCCCAGCAG GTTGATACGACTCTAGCTTGGACACTGCAAGAGCAAGATGCTGCGCGTGCCAGAATCGCTGCGAGAGAGGGCCAATCTAGTTCT AGGCAGAGGGACCGCTCAATGGCACACTTGTATTCGTATGGCTGGCGCTCGCAAGTTCAAGGTTATCCTTCATGGCCACCTAGTGACACATCAGCTCCAATAACAAGCAGACGGTGGTTGCCAAGAAACAGCAGCCCAGGATCAGAGCAACAAAAT ATGATTATCTCTCAATTGACCAAAGGGTGTTTTGGACAAGAAAACATGGATTTAGAAATG AGAATGGCTGTGCTGGACTCGCTCCAAGAAGCACTTGAAAGCTGTGCAGACACCTATCCTACAGATTCAGATGA TGATGACTATGAGAACCTTATAGCGCTTGATGACAACAACCACCGCAGAGGAGCTTCTGACAGTGAAATTGACAGCTTGCCGCTATCTGTTGCTGAG GGAGAAAGCCGCCGCGATGAGCCCTGCCCTATATGCCTGGACTGCCCTGCTGATGGTGCTTCCCTCCGGCATCTGCCGTGCGCACACAAATTCCATAAAGAG TGCATTGACAGGTGGCTTCGGATGAGGACCTCGTGCCCGGTGTGCAAATCTGCTGTGTTTTGA
- the LOC109734001 gene encoding protein CONSERVED ONLY IN THE GREEN LINEAGE 160, chloroplastic produces MSLLAVVTSRAAAVRPLRASAASGEAAAAAADQPAERRPVKIILPKKKPQKWSTGMEPGSYGGGPTTIKPRKYWMGKEDRDPIGNTDDFIWNKNFLPHMERVIANGGTDTPATIPRVAPEDEDSGFLSFNRAMDLDSVDVDLSKELMAPAKSILQTQLKAARRGRSTGVEAVNRSTFIRWKLAPTRREQEQWDRATRATTGGIDVILRESQQKVQLKGDPKVVAAEAREQYLKLKERLQLLTLGIGGVGVVSAYVSYTPEIAASFSAGLIGSLVYLRMLGTSVDSLAGGTKAAAKGAAAQPRLLIPMVLVMMYNRWNAILVPEYGFMHLELIPMLVGFFTYKIAMFTQAIQESVPDVGNHEV; encoded by the exons ATGTCGCTGCTCGCCGTCGTCACCAGCCGCGCCGCGGCCGTGCGCCCGCTTCGCGCCTCGGCGGCCTCGGGGGAGGCGGCGGCCGCCGCCGCGGACCAGCCGGCGGAGCGGAGGCCGGTCAAGATAATACTGCCCAAGAAGAAGCCGCAGAAGTGGTCCACGGGGATGGAGCCAGGGTCGTACGGCGGCGGCCCGACCACCATCAAGCCGCGCAAGTACTGGATGGGGAAGGAGGACCGCGACCCCATTGGCAACACCGACGACTTCATCTGGAACAAGAACTTCCTCCCCCACATGGAGCGCGTCATCGCCAACGGCGGCACCGACACGCCCGCCACCATCCCCCGCGTCGCGCCG GAGGACGAGGACTCAGGGTTTCTAAGCTTCAACCGCGCAATGGACCTTGACAG TGTGGATGTTGATCTGAGCAAGGAGCTTATGGCACCAGCCAAGTCAATCTTGCAGACGCAGCTCAAGGCTGCCCGCCGTGGTCGATCCACAGGCGTTGAG GCTGTCAATAGATCCACTTTCATTAGATGGAAGCTAGCTCCGACTCGACGGGAGCAGGAGCAATGGGACCGAGCGACCAGGGCAACCACCGGTGGCATT GATGTCATACTAAGGGAGTCGCAGCAGAAAGTGCAGCTGAAAGGGGACCCTAAGGTGGTGGCAGCTGAGGCCAGAGAGCAATACCTAAAG TTGAAAGAAAGGTTGCAGTTGCTTACTTTAGGTATTGGTGGCGTCGGGGTGGTTTCTGCTTATGTTTCATACACTCCTGAAATTGCTGCGAG CTTTAGTGCAGGGCTGATTGGATCTCTGGTGTATCTCCGCATGCTTGGAACCAGTGTGGATTCTTTAGCGGGTGGAACTAAAGCAGCTGCCAA GGGTGCTGCGGCACAGCCAAGATTGCTTATTCCAATGGTTCTTGTGATGATGTACAATCGATGGAATGC GATACTAGTTCCAGAGTACGGCTTCATGCACCTGGAGTTGATACCCATGCTCGTTGGGTTTTTTACCTACAAGATTGCTATGTTTACTCAAGCGATTCAGGAATCAGTACCTGATGTTGGAAACCACGAAGTTTGA